Proteins encoded in a region of the Stieleria neptunia genome:
- the aspS gene encoding aspartate--tRNA ligase has translation MLRTHNCGELRKEHVGTEVTLCGWVENKRDHGGAVFIDLRDRYGLTQVVIGPPEADQAQIDAAGHVPAESVILVRGKVANRLEGKTNDKLATGAIEVRCPELEILNACQTPPFTPGQADLPGEDLRLKYRFLDLRRPEMLRAMVLRSTIIKEMRDYFAEHDFIDVETPILGRSTPEGARDYLVPSRVHPGSFYALPQSPQLYKQILMVAGFDRYVQVAKCFRDEDLRADRQPEFTQLDLEMSFVDADDIMGLIDGLVAQTAKNVLGKEVQLPLPRMTYDEAMRRFGHDAPDLRFGMEIVDVTSVAKKTEFRVFRATADAGNFVRGIRAEGAAEKYSRRQIDELTEFVKDFGAKGLAWFRVEEDGSLWSPVAKNFDAEHLAEIKTLMAGEPGDLLMFLADTWEVTCKGLYALRKRLGAELELYDSEQLHCSWVTEFPMFERDEESGRWVAMHHPFTAPLESDLEKLESDPRACRAQAYDLVINGSEAGGGTIRIHDQKTQSKVFELLGIDEATAEDRFGFLLNALRFGAPPHGGIALGVDRWVMLLAGLENIREVIAFPKTQKASDLMTEAPGAVDQDQLTELHLRSLAKKAE, from the coding sequence GTGCTACGCACCCACAACTGCGGCGAGCTCCGCAAAGAACACGTCGGAACTGAAGTCACTCTTTGTGGGTGGGTTGAGAATAAACGCGATCACGGCGGCGCGGTGTTTATCGATTTGCGTGACCGATATGGATTGACCCAGGTCGTGATCGGGCCGCCCGAGGCGGATCAGGCCCAGATCGATGCGGCGGGACACGTCCCGGCCGAAAGCGTCATCCTGGTCCGTGGCAAAGTGGCCAACCGCTTGGAAGGCAAGACCAACGACAAACTGGCCACCGGGGCGATCGAAGTGCGTTGCCCCGAACTGGAAATCCTGAACGCCTGCCAGACGCCGCCGTTCACGCCCGGCCAAGCCGATCTTCCCGGTGAGGACCTGCGGCTGAAGTACCGTTTTCTGGATCTGCGGCGGCCCGAGATGCTGCGGGCGATGGTGCTTCGCAGCACGATCATCAAGGAGATGCGTGACTACTTCGCCGAACATGATTTCATCGACGTGGAAACACCCATCCTGGGTCGCAGCACCCCCGAGGGCGCCCGCGATTACCTGGTCCCCAGCCGCGTGCATCCGGGCAGCTTTTACGCGTTGCCGCAATCCCCGCAGCTGTACAAACAGATCTTGATGGTCGCCGGGTTCGACCGTTACGTCCAAGTCGCCAAGTGTTTCCGCGATGAAGACTTGCGTGCCGATCGCCAGCCCGAGTTCACCCAGTTGGACCTCGAGATGTCGTTCGTCGACGCCGATGACATCATGGGGTTGATCGACGGCTTGGTGGCTCAGACGGCAAAAAACGTCCTTGGCAAAGAAGTCCAATTGCCATTGCCACGAATGACCTATGACGAGGCCATGCGACGGTTCGGGCACGACGCCCCCGACCTGCGGTTCGGCATGGAAATCGTCGATGTCACCTCCGTGGCCAAGAAGACCGAGTTCCGCGTGTTCCGGGCGACCGCCGATGCCGGCAACTTCGTCCGCGGCATCCGCGCCGAAGGCGCCGCCGAAAAATATTCCCGTCGCCAAATCGACGAGCTGACCGAATTCGTCAAAGACTTCGGCGCCAAGGGATTGGCCTGGTTCCGCGTCGAAGAAGACGGTTCGTTGTGGAGTCCGGTCGCCAAGAATTTTGATGCCGAACACCTGGCCGAGATCAAGACCTTGATGGCTGGCGAGCCCGGTGACTTGCTGATGTTCCTGGCCGACACCTGGGAAGTCACTTGCAAGGGATTGTACGCACTGCGAAAACGGCTCGGTGCGGAACTGGAGCTGTACGATTCCGAGCAGCTGCATTGCAGTTGGGTCACCGAGTTTCCGATGTTCGAGCGCGACGAAGAATCGGGCCGCTGGGTGGCGATGCACCACCCCTTCACCGCACCGCTGGAAAGCGACCTCGAGAAACTCGAAAGCGATCCGCGGGCCTGTCGTGCCCAAGCCTACGATTTGGTCATCAACGGTAGCGAAGCCGGTGGCGGGACGATTCGGATTCACGACCAGAAGACGCAATCGAAGGTATTTGAGTTGTTGGGGATCGACGAGGCGACCGCAGAAGACCGATTCGGGTTCCTGCTCAACGCGCTGCGGTTCGGTGCACCGCCCCACGGCGGGATCGCCTTGGGGGTCGACCGCTGGGTCATGCTGTTGGCCGGTTTGGAAAACATCCGCGAGGTGATCGCGTTCCCCAAGAC
- a CDS encoding ABC transporter ATP-binding protein: MTTTEQRRPMIEADGLSKFYGPFAAAREVNFSVLQGELVAFLGPNGAGKSTTMKMLTGYIAPSEGEARIAGHNMMDDRIEGSRHLGYLPESGPLYMEMTPSGMLDFFAEARGLVGAKKRDRVEAVVEICDLSSVMYKPISKLSKGFKQRVGMSQALLHDPDVLILDEPTAGLDPNQIRGVRKTMRKLAETKTILLSTHILQEVEAMANRVVMINEGRLVYDGDVQGLREHGNDDLDQAFHQLTQFDA, encoded by the coding sequence ATGACAACGACGGAACAGCGGCGTCCGATGATCGAAGCGGACGGACTGAGCAAGTTCTATGGTCCGTTCGCGGCAGCCCGCGAGGTTAACTTTTCGGTGTTGCAGGGCGAACTGGTTGCGTTTCTCGGTCCCAACGGTGCCGGAAAGAGCACCACGATGAAGATGCTGACCGGCTACATCGCACCGAGCGAAGGTGAAGCGCGGATCGCCGGGCACAACATGATGGATGACCGCATCGAGGGCAGTCGTCACCTGGGTTATCTGCCCGAGAGTGGTCCGCTGTACATGGAAATGACGCCTTCGGGGATGCTCGATTTCTTCGCCGAGGCCCGCGGACTGGTCGGGGCGAAGAAGCGAGACCGTGTCGAAGCGGTTGTCGAGATCTGTGACCTGTCGTCGGTGATGTACAAACCCATCAGCAAGCTTTCCAAGGGTTTCAAGCAACGGGTCGGGATGAGCCAAGCGTTGTTGCACGATCCGGACGTGTTGATTTTGGACGAGCCGACCGCGGGTTTGGACCCCAACCAAATTCGTGGCGTCCGCAAGACGATGCGGAAGCTGGCCGAGACCAAAACGATTCTGCTGTCGACTCACATTTTGCAAGAGGTCGAAGCGATGGCCAACCGTGTCGTGATGATCAACGAAGGACGTCTGGTCTATGACGGCGACGTCCAAGGATTGCGTGAACACGGCAACGACGATTTGGACCAAGCGTTCCATCAGTTGACGCAGTTCGACGCGTGA
- a CDS encoding superoxide dismutase, producing the protein MAYSLPELPYALDALEPHIDAKTMEIHHGKHHNAYVTKVNAAIEGTDLGSKSIEDLIADLASVPADKQGAVRNNGGGHANHSLFWTVLGPGKGGSPSGDLAAAIDSTFGSLDAMKEQFNNAAATRFGSGWAWLYVDGGTLKVGSTANQDSPLMGADIAGISGTPILGLDVWEHAYYLNYQNRRPDYISAFWNVVDWDAVAERFAAAK; encoded by the coding sequence ATGGCTTACTCACTTCCCGAACTTCCCTACGCTTTGGACGCCCTGGAACCCCACATCGACGCCAAGACGATGGAGATTCACCACGGCAAGCACCACAACGCCTACGTGACCAAAGTCAACGCGGCGATCGAAGGAACCGACCTGGGATCCAAGTCGATCGAAGACCTGATCGCGGATCTGGCCAGCGTGCCTGCGGACAAGCAGGGCGCAGTCCGAAACAACGGCGGCGGACACGCCAACCACTCGTTGTTCTGGACCGTTCTGGGCCCCGGAAAAGGCGGCAGCCCCAGCGGCGACCTGGCCGCAGCGATCGATTCCACCTTCGGCAGCCTGGATGCGATGAAGGAACAGTTCAACAACGCCGCGGCGACCCGCTTCGGCAGCGGTTGGGCTTGGCTGTACGTCGACGGCGGAACACTCAAGGTCGGCAGCACGGCCAACCAAGACAGCCCGCTGATGGGCGCCGACATCGCCGGGATCAGCGGCACGCCGATCCTGGGACTGGACGTCTGGGAACACGCCTACTACCTGAACTACCAAAACCGTCGCCCCGATTACATCAGCGCGTTCTGGAACGTCGTCGATTGGGACGCCGTCGCTGAGCGCTTCGCCGCAGCCAAGTAG
- a CDS encoding Gldg family protein: MNPNIAALLNLVVMDAIFLCIVLAVFGLVAGTKRAAFAVMKRNFVGYFSNPTGYVFLCIFVFLTSVAAFWPYEFFNQNLATLDQLNYWYPLIMLVFIPAITMSIWAEERRAGTDELLLTLPADDFDIVIGKYMAAAAIFTASLLFSQLSTFVTLTILTDGGLDTGLIFTTYIGYWFVGVTMIAIGMVASFLTGNLTVGFILGALFNAPLAFASLADSVVGSGEAVFGINFAELIKESGIARPFDDFGRGVISTSSTIYFVLVTVVALYMCMVLIGRRHWTGGKDGNTMAYHYLGRIIALVVVTASAVVLFRNRDIVRHDMTEGQVSSLAPATTKLIQNLESDRPIKIDAYISKDIPEMYARTRYELVNLLKEFQSEAAASGRTIEVNLFDEIDLFSDEAAEAADRFGIEPVTRMVREQGSYQQKRIIMGAAFRAGLEKVVVPIFEYGIPVEYELVRSINTVARGERKRVGIVRTDAQLMGGMSMAGMQMRPIEKHPLVDELSKQYEVEEVSLEAPIGPGVYDALFVVQPSSLAPPQFERLLEAIKAGVPTAVFEDPLPFARQDITATGEPKQQPGGMFGMGGGGQQPKGDIRELWDILELKSTGSPGVQYYNSDIVWQDFNPYPNLDMNVDPFWSFIDENAPGVEPGQALSAASPITDGLRQVLALYAGTVQPADGATLTHTPLLATGTASGTLPVTKLVQLMQTGMEGLSGAIEGPSPNQVLAMTVEGKQTAADPSAEAEGGSGGDENPIRVAYVADIDLMLPVFLQIRADPNQATDLRFQFQNVTFLLNTIDWLTGETDFIDVRKHEPIFASLKMIDAVKETASMDVRAKRKEFQRQSEEAIREAEEARDEQLKELREEVTELQKKSKDGSIPRPLIDAKSIEYQTKSERLQRALAVKREKFEREAERNIAKIQRESDQQVTAIQNKVKAYAVALPCIPPLIVGVVVFASRRLRERENISKSRLK, translated from the coding sequence ATGAACCCCAACATCGCCGCGTTGTTGAACCTGGTCGTCATGGATGCCATTTTTCTGTGCATCGTGTTGGCCGTTTTCGGCTTGGTCGCCGGAACCAAACGCGCCGCCTTTGCGGTCATGAAACGCAACTTCGTCGGCTACTTCAGTAACCCGACCGGCTACGTGTTTCTGTGCATCTTCGTCTTCCTGACGTCGGTCGCCGCGTTTTGGCCTTACGAGTTCTTTAACCAAAACCTGGCGACGCTGGACCAGCTGAATTACTGGTACCCGCTGATCATGCTGGTGTTCATTCCGGCGATCACGATGAGCATCTGGGCCGAAGAGCGGCGCGCCGGGACGGATGAGTTGTTGCTGACGCTGCCGGCGGACGATTTCGACATCGTGATCGGAAAGTACATGGCCGCCGCGGCGATTTTCACCGCCTCGCTGTTGTTCTCGCAGTTGAGCACCTTTGTCACATTGACGATTCTGACCGACGGCGGACTGGACACGGGGCTGATCTTCACCACGTACATCGGGTACTGGTTCGTCGGGGTCACGATGATCGCGATTGGGATGGTCGCGTCGTTCTTGACCGGCAACCTGACCGTCGGATTCATCTTGGGGGCGTTGTTCAACGCACCGTTGGCATTCGCTTCGCTGGCCGATTCGGTGGTCGGCAGCGGCGAAGCGGTGTTCGGGATCAACTTTGCCGAACTGATCAAAGAAAGCGGGATCGCCCGGCCGTTCGACGATTTCGGCCGCGGCGTGATCAGCACGTCCTCGACGATTTACTTTGTCCTGGTCACCGTGGTCGCGCTCTACATGTGCATGGTGCTGATCGGCCGTCGTCACTGGACCGGCGGCAAAGACGGCAACACCATGGCGTATCACTATCTGGGCCGGATCATCGCCCTGGTGGTGGTCACCGCCAGCGCCGTCGTCTTGTTCCGCAACCGCGACATCGTTCGCCATGACATGACCGAAGGCCAAGTCAGTTCGCTGGCCCCGGCGACGACCAAATTGATCCAAAACCTGGAGTCCGATCGGCCGATCAAGATCGACGCGTACATCAGCAAAGACATTCCCGAGATGTACGCCCGGACCCGCTACGAGTTGGTCAACTTGTTGAAAGAGTTTCAAAGCGAAGCCGCCGCCAGCGGACGAACGATCGAAGTCAATCTGTTTGATGAAATCGATTTGTTCAGCGACGAAGCGGCCGAGGCAGCCGATCGTTTCGGGATCGAACCGGTCACGCGAATGGTTCGCGAACAGGGTTCGTATCAGCAAAAACGAATCATCATGGGGGCCGCGTTCCGGGCCGGCCTGGAGAAGGTCGTGGTGCCGATTTTTGAGTACGGCATTCCGGTCGAGTATGAATTGGTCCGGTCGATCAACACCGTCGCACGCGGCGAACGCAAACGTGTCGGCATCGTCCGCACCGATGCCCAGTTGATGGGCGGCATGTCGATGGCCGGCATGCAAATGCGACCGATCGAAAAGCACCCCTTGGTCGATGAGCTGAGCAAGCAATACGAGGTGGAAGAGGTCAGCTTGGAAGCTCCGATCGGTCCCGGCGTCTACGATGCCTTGTTCGTGGTCCAGCCGTCCTCGCTCGCACCGCCGCAGTTCGAACGGCTGCTGGAGGCGATCAAGGCGGGCGTGCCCACGGCGGTCTTCGAAGACCCGCTGCCCTTTGCCCGTCAAGACATCACGGCCACGGGAGAGCCCAAGCAGCAACCCGGTGGCATGTTCGGCATGGGCGGCGGCGGGCAGCAACCCAAGGGTGACATTCGCGAGCTGTGGGACATCTTGGAACTGAAAAGCACCGGCTCGCCCGGCGTCCAGTATTACAACAGCGACATCGTTTGGCAGGATTTTAATCCCTATCCGAACCTGGACATGAACGTCGATCCGTTCTGGTCGTTCATCGATGAAAACGCCCCCGGTGTCGAGCCCGGCCAGGCTCTCAGCGCCGCTAGTCCGATCACCGATGGGCTGCGCCAGGTGTTGGCACTCTACGCCGGAACGGTCCAGCCGGCCGACGGTGCGACGTTGACGCACACGCCGTTGCTGGCCACCGGAACGGCCAGCGGAACGCTGCCGGTCACCAAACTGGTGCAGCTGATGCAGACCGGGATGGAAGGATTGTCTGGTGCCATCGAAGGTCCGTCGCCTAACCAGGTGTTGGCGATGACGGTCGAAGGCAAGCAGACCGCCGCCGATCCGTCGGCCGAGGCAGAGGGCGGATCCGGAGGGGACGAAAACCCGATCCGCGTCGCTTATGTGGCCGACATCGATCTGATGTTGCCCGTGTTCCTGCAGATTCGTGCCGACCCGAATCAAGCAACCGATCTGCGATTCCAGTTCCAAAACGTCACGTTCTTGCTCAACACGATCGATTGGTTGACCGGAGAGACGGACTTTATCGACGTTCGGAAACACGAACCGATCTTCGCCAGTTTGAAGATGATCGATGCGGTGAAAGAAACCGCCAGCATGGATGTCCGCGCCAAACGAAAGGAGTTTCAACGGCAATCCGAAGAAGCGATTCGTGAGGCGGAAGAGGCCCGTGATGAGCAGCTCAAGGAGTTGCGAGAGGAAGTCACCGAGTTGCAGAAGAAGAGCAAGGACGGCAGCATCCCAAGGCCGCTGATCGATGCCAAATCGATCGAATACCAGACAAAGTCCGAACGGCTGCAGCGGGCGCTTGCGGTCAAACGCGAGAAGTTCGAACGCGAAGCCGAGCGGAACATCGCCAAGATTCAACGCGAGTCCGACCAGCAGGTCACGGCGATCCAAAACAAGGTCAAAGCCTATGCGGTTGCGTTGCCCTGCATCCCCCCGCTGATCGTCGGCGTCGTCGTGTTTGCCTCGCGCCGATTGCGAGAACGCGAAAACATCAGCAAGTCGCGGCTGAAATAA
- a CDS encoding MFS transporter, producing MENRKKLLTAGFLTLVAAGIGFAVRAGLLDVWSKQYGFTMTELGQITGGGLLGFGLVILFAGLLVDFVGYKTLLVIAMACHLISAVMLFSATPVFNAAGKDAVYSVLFWSAFIFAFGNGICEAVINPLTAAIYPEQKTHYLNILHAGWPAGLVLGGLIVFLKGSVGWEILLATYLIPVAMYGFISVKEPFPQTDAQQGAISYGGMFAKLIGPFFVILLIAHACVGYVELGTDSWINKITSGILKSATLGTALFIYTSLLMTGLRFFAGPIVHKISSLGLLLISACTGAVGLYLISIGDSVPFMFFAATVYALGKTFLWPTMLGVVGERFPQSATVAMALMGFVGMTSAGLLGGPGIGYKQDYFASQYIQENAPETFQRVKAPNENQFLVFPPITGIDGAKAGMLADNGESIVSDVEIAGDRIDEEEFKGLRAQYKWWQENKDFASVDAEPVAEATLHGSRMAIRVTALVPATMAVLYLILLFGFKAPKQVDSEEAEEIAQTGPAEY from the coding sequence ATGGAAAACCGGAAAAAGCTTCTCACCGCAGGGTTTCTGACCCTGGTTGCCGCAGGGATCGGATTTGCCGTCCGGGCAGGACTGTTGGATGTTTGGTCAAAGCAGTACGGATTCACGATGACCGAGCTTGGCCAGATCACCGGCGGGGGGTTGCTGGGGTTTGGTCTGGTGATTCTGTTCGCGGGCTTGTTGGTCGACTTTGTCGGCTACAAGACGCTGTTGGTGATCGCGATGGCGTGCCACTTGATCTCGGCGGTCATGCTGTTTTCGGCGACGCCGGTGTTTAACGCGGCGGGCAAGGACGCAGTCTACAGCGTCTTGTTTTGGTCGGCGTTTATTTTTGCGTTCGGCAACGGCATTTGCGAGGCGGTCATCAACCCGCTGACCGCGGCGATCTATCCGGAACAGAAGACGCACTACTTGAACATCTTGCACGCCGGATGGCCGGCCGGGCTCGTGCTCGGCGGGCTGATCGTGTTCCTCAAGGGCAGCGTGGGATGGGAGATCCTGTTGGCGACGTATCTGATTCCCGTCGCGATGTACGGATTCATCTCCGTCAAAGAGCCGTTTCCGCAGACCGATGCCCAGCAGGGGGCGATTTCTTACGGCGGGATGTTTGCCAAGCTGATCGGTCCGTTCTTTGTGATTCTGTTGATCGCCCACGCCTGTGTCGGGTACGTGGAATTGGGGACCGACAGTTGGATCAACAAGATCACCAGTGGCATTCTCAAGAGTGCAACCTTGGGGACGGCGTTGTTCATCTACACGTCCTTGTTGATGACCGGGCTGCGTTTCTTTGCCGGGCCGATCGTGCACAAGATCTCGTCGTTGGGGCTGTTGTTGATCAGCGCCTGCACCGGTGCCGTTGGGCTTTATCTGATCAGCATCGGTGACAGCGTGCCGTTCATGTTCTTCGCCGCCACGGTCTACGCGTTGGGCAAAACGTTCTTGTGGCCCACGATGTTGGGTGTCGTTGGGGAACGATTCCCGCAAAGTGCGACCGTCGCGATGGCCCTGATGGGATTTGTCGGGATGACATCCGCCGGTTTGCTCGGCGGCCCGGGGATTGGCTACAAGCAAGACTACTTTGCCTCGCAGTACATTCAGGAGAATGCCCCGGAGACGTTCCAACGTGTCAAAGCACCCAACGAAAACCAGTTCCTGGTGTTCCCTCCGATCACTGGGATCGACGGTGCCAAGGCGGGGATGCTCGCCGACAATGGCGAATCGATCGTGTCGGACGTCGAGATCGCCGGCGATCGCATCGACGAAGAAGAGTTCAAGGGATTGCGGGCGCAGTACAAGTGGTGGCAAGAGAACAAGGACTTTGCGTCGGTGGATGCCGAGCCGGTTGCCGAAGCGACGTTGCACGGCAGCCGAATGGCGATTCGTGTGACGGCCTTGGTTCCGGCGACGATGGCGGTCCTGTATTTGATTTTGCTGTTCGGGTTCAAGGCCCCCAAGCAAGTCGATTCGGAAGAGGCTGAGGAGATTGCCCAGACCGGTCCTGCCGAATATTGA
- a CDS encoding PEP-CTERM sorting domain-containing protein, giving the protein MRKRLTVLALGLSLIWSSQQLSAGTIFSQGFETDTNGWFDESSTWTGSLQQVSSGTNGIASSSGSFHATASQTTTPGPGLSGPFSNFADSNSDTAWPGGIRVAVDIYLDTSWAFGEGFDYSTAMSSSSGAHQQDFIFHVTKDTSTGDLLVGGSNNTNFDPREDLETLNHFVVTSSGWYTFEHIFREESGDLFADLNLLDSSGSLLFTETRTGGDPIATTGGARYSWFTNIDINGGIAIDNHVLQHVPEPSSFAIFATGLMGLALRRPRQRKNA; this is encoded by the coding sequence ATGAGAAAGCGACTTACAGTTTTGGCCCTAGGACTTTCCTTGATCTGGTCGTCGCAGCAATTGAGCGCCGGAACGATTTTCAGTCAAGGATTTGAGACCGACACCAACGGATGGTTTGACGAGAGCAGCACTTGGACCGGGAGCCTGCAACAGGTCTCATCGGGGACCAATGGAATCGCATCGAGTTCAGGATCCTTCCATGCCACGGCAAGTCAAACCACCACCCCAGGGCCTGGCCTCTCCGGCCCCTTCTCCAATTTTGCCGACTCCAACAGCGACACCGCCTGGCCCGGCGGCATTCGCGTTGCCGTTGACATCTATCTAGACACAAGCTGGGCATTTGGCGAAGGTTTTGATTACTCGACTGCAATGAGCAGTTCATCGGGTGCCCATCAACAAGATTTCATCTTTCACGTCACAAAGGATACGTCGACCGGCGACCTCTTGGTCGGCGGCAGCAATAACACGAACTTTGATCCGCGTGAAGATCTGGAGACCCTCAATCACTTCGTCGTGACAAGTAGCGGCTGGTACACCTTTGAGCACATCTTCCGCGAAGAATCAGGCGATCTGTTTGCCGATCTCAATTTGCTGGACAGCAGCGGATCACTTCTGTTTACAGAAACCCGAACCGGTGGCGACCCGATCGCAACCACTGGCGGTGCCCGATATTCGTGGTTCACAAATATCGACATCAATGGCGGAATCGCAATCGACAACCATGTGCTGCAACATGTTCCCGAGCCATCCTCGTTCGCGATATTCGCTACCGGATTGATGGGGCTGGCACTGCGACGACCGCGGCAGCGTAAGAACGCTTAG
- a CDS encoding glutathione peroxidase: protein MRLILSAVLCLGALTTMSHADEAPQGEHQHDHECALDFKMKNIDGKQVDLEDYEGNVVLIVNTASQCGLTPQYAGLEELYGKYKGKGFVVLGFPCNQFGGQEPGTEAEIKEFCNSRYNVSFPMFSKINVNGDDATPLYQYLTSKDVKPAGKGNVSWNFEKFLIDREGNLINRFAPPTKPNDTELVKAIEAQL, encoded by the coding sequence ATGCGACTGATCCTCTCTGCCGTCCTCTGTCTCGGAGCCTTGACCACGATGTCCCACGCCGACGAAGCCCCCCAGGGCGAACACCAGCACGACCATGAATGCGCCCTCGACTTCAAAATGAAGAACATCGACGGCAAACAGGTCGACTTGGAGGATTACGAGGGGAACGTCGTGCTGATCGTCAACACCGCCAGCCAGTGCGGCCTGACACCGCAATATGCCGGCCTGGAAGAGCTGTACGGCAAGTACAAGGGAAAAGGCTTCGTCGTCCTCGGATTCCCCTGCAACCAATTCGGCGGCCAGGAGCCCGGCACTGAGGCGGAAATCAAGGAATTTTGCAACTCACGCTACAACGTGTCCTTCCCCATGTTCAGCAAGATCAATGTCAACGGAGACGACGCCACGCCGCTGTACCAATACCTGACCAGCAAGGACGTCAAACCGGCCGGAAAAGGCAACGTCAGTTGGAACTTTGAAAAATTCCTGATCGACCGAGAAGGCAATCTGATCAACCGCTTCGCCCCACCGACCAAACCCAACGACACGGAATTGGTCAAAGCGATCGAAGCCCAGCTTTAG
- a CDS encoding DUF4340 domain-containing protein has translation MNETQKTGIFWGVAAVVALIAAIVSWPSSNNDDGGDIGSVIGTPLFSEFKDPLTAASLKIVTFNEAQGELKNFEVRKDAESGLWTIPSKGGYPADAIEQMRDSANALVGLDVLDVPTDNPEDHPGMGVVEPKLEDLEPGDEGVGRLVTFKDSSQKVLASLIVGNEVKGQEGQVYVRKPGQDPVYVVKLDDTPLSTEFQEWIEEDLLQLSSIDIDNVELKDYNASLGLQGVSLTKNYDVELAKDNTTWTLTALKEYDKTNPLAEPTLVPVEPGKELNSQKLNDLANALDDLKFVDVNRKPEGISANLKADKDFAADQEAANQLAGRGFIPVPLGPNREIEILSANGELTATTKDGVKYILRFGNISGIADDDKGDEDDASSADGSDGSGGVNRYLMVSTVVDESKFPVPELKPIPQTLEELDALDKPAPPADETLPTELNPAAEPAPATPEMKAAEPQAATEEPATEEPADSKEVVETEVAPKEDAAAESPAEKDGEEASTETEPAEPEATESADSGDDVEPAAGETDASGEGESTTVGEAQEEVDGQASEEGGEEVASDEGDSKPAETTEPAEMPEPAASDAPSAEVEETEEEKLERLAAVQEKITKENERKLEDRKEKLQQARLTSQALNERFADWYYVIPEATYSKLRISREELFDTSGNAAPNRAAMPPGMQNMQIPGFPGN, from the coding sequence GTGAACGAAACACAAAAGACCGGAATTTTCTGGGGCGTCGCTGCCGTGGTGGCATTGATCGCTGCGATCGTCTCCTGGCCTTCGTCCAACAACGATGACGGGGGGGATATCGGCAGCGTGATCGGGACTCCGCTGTTCTCCGAGTTCAAAGATCCGCTGACCGCGGCCAGTTTGAAGATTGTCACCTTCAACGAAGCCCAAGGTGAACTCAAGAATTTCGAAGTCCGCAAGGACGCCGAGTCCGGTCTGTGGACGATCCCGTCCAAGGGCGGCTACCCGGCCGACGCGATCGAGCAAATGCGCGATTCTGCCAATGCCCTGGTCGGTCTGGACGTCTTGGACGTGCCCACCGACAACCCCGAAGATCACCCCGGGATGGGAGTGGTGGAGCCAAAGCTCGAGGATCTGGAGCCGGGTGACGAAGGCGTCGGGCGATTGGTCACGTTCAAGGACAGTTCGCAAAAGGTGCTCGCATCACTGATCGTCGGCAACGAAGTCAAGGGACAGGAAGGCCAGGTCTACGTTCGCAAGCCGGGGCAAGACCCGGTCTATGTGGTCAAGCTGGACGACACCCCGCTGTCGACCGAATTCCAAGAGTGGATCGAAGAAGACCTGCTGCAGCTGAGCAGCATCGACATCGACAACGTCGAACTGAAGGACTACAACGCTTCGTTGGGTTTGCAAGGCGTTTCGTTGACGAAGAATTACGACGTCGAATTGGCCAAAGACAACACCACGTGGACGCTGACGGCGCTGAAGGAATACGACAAGACCAATCCGTTGGCCGAGCCGACCTTGGTTCCGGTTGAACCAGGCAAAGAGCTGAACTCGCAAAAGTTAAACGACCTCGCCAACGCACTGGATGACTTGAAGTTCGTCGACGTCAATCGCAAGCCCGAAGGCATCAGCGCCAACCTGAAGGCCGACAAAGACTTTGCGGCCGACCAAGAAGCCGCCAATCAGCTTGCCGGGCGAGGGTTCATCCCGGTTCCACTGGGCCCCAATCGCGAAATCGAAATCCTGTCCGCCAACGGCGAGCTGACGGCGACGACCAAGGACGGCGTCAAGTACATCTTGCGGTTCGGCAACATCAGCGGGATCGCCGACGATGACAAGGGTGATGAGGACGACGCCTCATCGGCCGATGGCAGCGATGGCTCCGGCGGCGTGAATCGCTACTTGATGGTCAGCACCGTCGTCGATGAGTCGAAATTCCCGGTGCCTGAATTGAAGCCGATCCCCCAAACGCTCGAAGAGTTGGACGCGCTCGACAAGCCGGCGCCGCCGGCGGACGAAACCTTGCCCACGGAACTGAATCCGGCCGCAGAGCCTGCCCCGGCGACGCCGGAAATGAAAGCAGCCGAACCGCAAGCCGCGACCGAAGAACCAGCGACCGAAGAACCGGCCGATTCGAAGGAAGTGGTTGAAACGGAAGTCGCCCCGAAAGAAGACGCTGCGGCGGAATCGCCCGCTGAGAAAGACGGCGAAGAAGCGAGCACGGAAACGGAGCCGGCCGAGCCCGAAGCAACCGAATCCGCTGACTCTGGCGACGACGTCGAGCCTGCGGCGGGTGAGACCGATGCCAGCGGCGAAGGCGAATCGACCACCGTCGGTGAAGCCCAGGAAGAAGTCGACGGGCAAGCGTCTGAGGAAGGCGGCGAAGAAGTGGCGAGCGACGAGGGCGACAGCAAGCCCGCTGAAACAACCGAGCCCGCTGAAATGCCAGAGCCGGCTGCCAGCGATGCACCCTCAGCCGAAGTCGAAGAGACCGAAGAGGAAAAACTGGAACGGTTGGCCGCGGTGCAAGAGAAGATCACCAAGGAAAACGAACGCAAGCTGGAAGACCGCAAGGAGAAGCTCCAGCAGGCACGGCTGACCAGCCAGGCGCTCAACGAGCGTTTCGCCGACTGGTACTACGTGATTCCCGAGGCGACCTATTCCAAGCTGCGAATCAGTCGTGAAGAACTGTTCGACACCTCCGGCAACGCCGCACCCAATCGGGCCGCCATGCCGCCGGGAATGCAGAACATGCAGATACCCGGTTTTCCAGGGAATTAG